In Pocillopora verrucosa isolate sample1 chromosome 13, ASM3666991v2, whole genome shotgun sequence, one genomic interval encodes:
- the LOC136277592 gene encoding uncharacterized protein, with product MIEEENVDGAYACKKSVENKVNLVWKNICSRNKFPPFVVKSFVASNTDLPKFYHLIKTHKTGPDIKVRPIVSNINGPTQRISWLLSKTLKPLLTSVPTHLENSYELIERIQDGDSNNNKTLPYPCSLDVVSLYTSIPIQEAIDNTVDRIEHGTFHLSRLDVAELLNVTLNNMYFTFEGRIFRQTEGLPMGSSISGILAILFMDKLEQIALSSYRLISPYKRYVDDLYLQTANEEKANEFYDTMNSLHTRLKFEIEKPTASPEGLSLSPLAFEFYKKPAKKPLFVHHQSALPKRSKTNFIRKRTEAYTAEMFNPNNIQQTRPRLRQHSPPQRISRTHHT from the exons ATGATAGAAGAAGAAAATGTTGATGGTGCATATGCTTGTAAGAAGAGTG TAGAGAACAAAGTCAACTTAGTTTGGAAGAACATTTGCTCACGAAACAAATTCCCACCATTTGTCGTGAAAAGCTTTGTCGCCTCCAACACCGACCTACCCAAGTTCTATCACCTAATCAAGACGCACAAGACGGGCCCAGATATCAAAGTAAGACCTATTGTATCAAACATCAACGGGCCCACACAACGAATCTCGTGGTTGCTTTCGAAAACCCTCAAACCCCTACTGACAAGCGTTCCAACACACCTTGAGAACAGCTACGAACTTATCGAACGCATACAAGATGGGGACTCCAACAACAATAAGACACTACCGTACCCATGTAGCCTGGACGTAGTATCCCTGTACACATCCATACCCATCCAAGAAGCCATCGATAACACCGTCGACAGGATTGAACACGGCACGTTCCATCTATCCAGGCTTGACGTCGCAGAACTGCTCAACGTCACGCTCAACAACATGTACTTCACCTTTGAAGGCCGCATTTTCCGCCAGACCGAAGGCCTACCAATGGGCTCCAGCATTTCAGGCATCTTAGCCATCCTGTTCATGGATAAACTTGAACAAATCGCCCTCTCATCCTACCGCCTCATCAGCCCATACAAACGCTACGTAGACGACTTATATCTTCAAACAGCCAATGAAGAGAAGGCAAATGAATTCTACGACACCATGAACAGTCTACACACGAGACTAAAATTTGAGATCGAGAAACCCACTGCATCACCAGAAGGCCTATCTCTATCACCACTTGCCTTTGAATTTTACAAGAAACCTGCGAAAAAGCCGCTTTTCGTACACCACCAGTCTGCCCTACCAAAGCGCTCAAAGACCAACTTCATCCGCAAACGAACGGAGGCGTATACAGCAGAGATGTTCAACCCAAATAACATCCAACAAACACGACCGCGACTTCGACAACATTCTCCGCCTCAACGGATATCCAGAACGCACcatacatga
- the LOC136277593 gene encoding integrase/recombinase xerD homolog, with protein sequence MPAHPLCIALYLLELTEDALQKNSGCSAIDSALYGIRWAHKIAGLESPTEHPTVIAAAEGARRKLSMPVRPKQPLDLETVVRVAQYYNTALASLADIRFLFVFLVGYAGLFRISELLSVKIIDITIVHDGMSIFVSKRKNDQFREGHTSIIARSGKVSCPVSITERLLVLLASPKESCSPVLRWIVRTKNGAYFHKSLGISYPTIRDEFKKYVSPFVNDPSDYCLHSLKSGGASNDGYKLSDPELKDRHAGWKNPCTKRRYIKRSHSEMLEVTRSMGI encoded by the coding sequence ATGCCCGCTCATCCgttgtgtattgccctgtactTATTGGAGTTAACTGAAGATGCCTTGCAGAAGAATAGTGGTTGCTCTGCTATTGATTCTGCGCTTTATGGTATTCGTTGGGCGCACAAGATAGCAGGTCTGGAGTCGCCCACAGAGCATCCAACGGTTATTGCAGCCGCGGAAGGAGCTAGAAGAAAGTTATCTATGCCAGTTCGACCCAAGCAACCCCTTGATCTTGAGACTGTTGTCAGAGTCGCTCAGTATTATAACACAGCTTTAGCTTCTCTTGCAGAcattcgttttttgtttgtatttctagTTGGTTATGCTGGTCTATTTCGAATTTCTGAGTTATTGAGTGTTAAGATCATAGACATTACCATTGTTCACGATGGCATGTCGATTTTCGTCTCTAAGAGGAAGAATGATCAATTTCGTGAAGGGCATACTTCTATAATTGCTAGATCTGGTAAGGTTTCATGTCCCGTTTCAATCACTGAGAGGCTTCTTGTTCTGTTGGCTAGTCCTAAGGAATCTTGTTCTCCTGTTTTGCGTTGGATAGTTCGCACTAAGAATGGTGCTTATTTTCATAAGTCTCTAGGGATTAGTTACCCCACTATTCGTGACGAATTCAAGAAATATGTTTCGCCGTTTGTAAATGATCCAAGTGATTATTGTTTACATAGCCTCAAATCAGGTGGCGCTTCTAATGACGGTTATAAGCTAAGTGATCCCGAGCTGAAAGATAGACATGCCGGATGGAAGAATCCTTGCACTAAGAGGCGTTACATCAAGCGTTCTCATTCTGAGATGCTTGAAGTTACTAGAAGTATGGGTATCTAA